Proteins encoded within one genomic window of Rutidosis leptorrhynchoides isolate AG116_Rl617_1_P2 unplaced genomic scaffold, CSIRO_AGI_Rlap_v1 contig519, whole genome shotgun sequence:
- the LOC139884197 gene encoding LOW QUALITY PROTEIN: brefeldin A-inhibited guanine nucleotide-exchange protein 2-like (The sequence of the model RefSeq protein was modified relative to this genomic sequence to represent the inferred CDS: deleted 1 base in 1 codon), which yields MASSEADSSHSRLRQVVSPALEKIIKNASWRKHSKLAHQCKSVIELLASPQKQEQPNSPDSEPGSSIPGPLHGGGTIEYTLTESEIILSPLINACSTAFIKIVDPAVDCIQKLISHGYLRGEADPSGGTEAKLLSKLIESVCKCYDLGDEAVELLVLKTLLSAVTSISIRIHGDCLLQIVRTCYDIYLASKNVVNQTTAKASLIQMLVIVFRRMEADSSTVPVQPIVVAELMEPVENSDVDSSMTTFVQGFITKIMVDIDGVLNPSLATKLSLGHDGAFETTTVETTNPADLLDSTDKDMLDAKYWEISMYKTALEDRKGELGDGEVERDDDMEVQIGNKLRRDAFLVFRALCKLSMKTPPKEALADPMLMKGKIVALELLKILLENAGSVFRTSERFLGAIKQYLCLSLLKNSASTLIIVFQLSCSIFISLVSRFRAGLKAEIGVFFPMIVLRVLENVAQPNFQQKMIVLRFLERLCIDSQILVDIFLNYDCDVNSSNIFERMVNGLLKTAQGVPPGTATTLLPPQEATMKLEAMKSLVAILRSMGEWMNKQLRIPDPHSTKIYESIDNISEAGSLPLANGSGEETVEGSDSPSETSSEVSEVLAIEQRRAYKQELQEGISLFNRKPKKGIEFLINANKVGSSPEEIAEFLKNASGLNKTLIGDYLGEREDLSLKVMHAYIDSFDFQGLDFDEAIRTFLQGFRLPGEAQKIDRIMEKFAERYCKCNPKAFSSADTAYVLAYSVILLNTDAHNPMVKNKMSADDFIRNNRGIDDGKDLPEEYLRSLFERISRKEIKMKEDDFAAQQKQSLNSNKISGLDSILNIVIRKRDENMQMETSDDLVRHMQEQFKERARKSESVYYAATDVVILRFMVEVCWAPMLAAFSVPLDQSDDEMLRALCFDGFRSAVHVTAVMSMKTHRDAFVTSLAKFTSLHSPADIKQKNIEAIKAIVTIAYEDGNYLQEAWEHILTCVSRFEHLHLLGEGAPPDATFFAFPQNESEKSKQGKSTTLPVLKKKGPGRLQYAAAAVMRGSYDSAGIGGKSSGVTSEQMNNLVSNLNMLEQVGSVEMNRIFTRSQKLNSEAILDFVKALCKVSMEELRSTSDPRVFSLTKIVEIAHYNMNRIRLVWSSIWHVLSDFFVTIGCSENLSIAIFAMDSLRQLSMKFLEREELANYNFQNEFMKPFVIVMRKSNAVEIRELIIRCVSQMVLSRVNNVKSGWKSMFMVFTTAAYDDHKNIVLLAFEIIEKIIRDYFPYITETETTTFTDCVNCLVAFTNSRFDNEISLNAIGFLRFCAAKLAQGDLGSKNKEKETPGKSSPPSPQAGKEDIKENGGLSDKENHLYFWFPLLAGLSELSFDPRPEIRKSALQILFDTLRNHGHHFSLPLWERVFESVLFPLFDYVRHAIDPSGEGSVGEGLDNDSDEHDQDAWLYETCTLALQLVVDLFVNFYYTVNPLLGKVLTLLVSFIKRPHQSLAGIGVAAFVRLMSNAGDLFSEEKWQEVVLSLREAANATLPDFSYLFSGESMATTVEQAISGEDNQGSGDSRVIDDSESTRARLYACITDAKCRAAVQLLLIQAVTEIYNMYRPRLSGKNILVLFEALHDVASHAHKINCNVVLRSKLQEFASISQMQDPPLLRLENECYQICLTFLQNLVQDKPVNYDETQVESKLVGLCQEVLQFYVESANSGRPSEELSANFPQWHIPLGSGKQRELAARAPLIVTTLQTICSLGDTSVEKYLLISFPLLSDLISCEHGSNEVQLALSDMLSSSVGPVLLRSN from the exons ATGGCTTCTTCGGAAGCCGATTCGAGCCATTCCCGCTTGAGACAAGTTGTGTCGCCAGCTCTAGAGAAGATCATAAAAAACGCTTCATGGCGCAAACACTCAAAGCTAGCTCATCAGTGCAAATCGGTTATCGAATTGCTCGCTTCGCCACAGAAACAGGAACAACCGAATTCTCCAGATTCAGAGCCTGGAAGTTCCATCCCCGGTCCGCTCCATGGAGGAGGCACGATTGAATACACCCTTACCGAATCGGAAATAATACTCAGCCCTCTGATCAATGCCTGCTCCACTGCATTTATCAAGATCGTCGATCCAGCTGTGGATTGCATCCAGAAGCTGATCTCTCATGGCTACCTTCGTGGTGAGGCGGACCCCAGTGGTGGCACTGAAGCTAAGTTGTTGTCCAAATTAATTGAATCCGTTTGTAAATGCTACGATTTAGGTGATGAAGCAGTTGAGCTGTTGGTTCTGAAGACGCTATTGTCTGCTGTTACGTCCATTTCAATAAGGATTCACGGTGATTGCTTGTTGCAAATTGTACGAACTTGTTATGATATCTACTTAGCGAGTAAGAATGTTGTTAATCAGACCACAGCTAAAGCATCTTTGATCCAAATGTTAGTGATAGTTTTTAGGAGAATGGAAGCAGATTCTTCAACTGTTCCAGTTCAACCGATTGTGGTTGCTGAGTTGATGGAGCCTGTGGAGAACTCTGATGTGGACAGTTCAATGACTACATTTGTTCAAGGATTTATCACTAAAATTATGGTGGATATCGATGGGGTTTTGAATCCTAGTTTAGCTACTAAACTTTCACTAGGTCATGATGGGGCATTTGAGACGACCACTGTGGAGACAACAAATCCTGCAGATTTGTTGGATTCTACTGACAAGGACATGTTGGATGCCAAGTATTGGGAGATTAGTATGTATAAGACCGCTTTGGAGGATAGGAAAGGAGAGTTGGGGGATGGAGAAGTGGAGAGAGATGATGATATGGAAGTTCAGATTGGAAATAAGTTGAGGAGGGATGCATTTTTGGTGTTCAGGGCACTTTGTAAGTTGTCCATGAAGACACCTCCCAAGGAGGCATTAGCAGATCCAATGCTGATGAAGGGCAAGATTGTTGCTCTCGAGTTGTTGAAGATTTTGCTGGAGAATGCGGGGTCTGTGTTTAGGACTAGTGAAAG GTTTTTGGGTGCCATCAAGCAGTATCTGTGCTTGTCACTACTGAAGAATAGTGCTTCGACTCTCATCATTGTTTTCCAGCTTTCATGTTCTATTTTCATTAGTTTAGTTTCAAGGTTTAGAGCTGGATTAAAAGCAGAGATTGGAGTATTTTTTCCGATGATTGTTCTTAGAGTATTGGAAAATGTTGCCCAACCTAATTTTCAACAGAAGATGATCGTGCTTAGGTTCCTAGAAAGGCTTTGCATTGATTCACAGATTTTGGTTGATATCTTTCTCAATTATGATTGCGATGTCAATTCATCAAATATATTTGAGAG AATGGTCAATGGTCTTCTTAAAACTGCCCAAGGCGTCCCTCCTGGTACTGCCACTACACTGTTGCCACCTCAAGAAGCTACCATGAAGCTTGAAGCTATGAAGTCTTTGGTGGCAATTTTAAGATCGATGGGAGAGTGGATGAACAAGCAGTTGCGGATTCCAGATCCTCATTCGACCAAGATATATGAGTCGATAGATAATATTTCAGAAGCTGGATCTCTTCCCTTGGCCAATGGAAGTGGCGAAGAAACAGTTGAAGGATCAGATTCTCCATCCGAAACCTCCAGTGAAGTTTCTGAAGTCTTGGCTATTGAACAACGCCGTGCCTACAAGCAGGAGCTTCAG GAAGGTATATCCCTGTTTAATCGCAAACCTAAGAAAGGAATTGAGTTTCTCATTAATGCAAATAAGGTGGGGAGCTCACCTGAGGAGATCGCAGAATTTCTTAAAAATGCTTCTGGTTTGAACAAGACTTTGATTGGCGATTATTTAGGAGAAAGGGAAGACCTGTCACTTAAAGTGATGCATGCCTACATCGATTCCTTTGACTTCCAAGGATTGGACTTTGATGAGGCAATCAGAACCTTTCTACAAGGCTTTAGGTTGCCTGGTGAGGCACAAAAGATTGATCGTATCATGGAAAAGTTTGCTGAGCGATATTGCAAATGCAATCCAAAAGCTTTTAGTAGTGCAGACACAGCTTATGTCCTTGCATACTCTGTGATACTGCTCAATACTGATGCCCACAATCCTATGGTGAAGAATAAG ATGTCAGCTGATGATTTTATAAGGAACAATCGCGGTATTGATGATGGGAAAGATTTACCTGAAGAGTACTTGAGGTCATTGTTTGAAAGGATATCAAGAAAGGAAATAAAAATGAAGGAAGATGATTTCGCTGCCCAGCAGAAGCAATCTTTAAATTCAAACAAGATATCAGGCTTAGACAGCATATTAAATATCGTGATTCGCAAGCGGGACGAAAACATGCAAATGGAGACCAGTGATGATCTCGTCAGACACATGCAGGAGCAGTTTAAAGAAAGGGCACGCAAATCAGA GTCAGTTTACTATGCAGCAACTGATGTGGTCATTCTAAGATTCATGGTTGAGGTGTGCTGGGCTCCGATGTTAGCTGCCTTCAGTGTTCCACTTGaccaaagtgatgatgaaatgttgCGTGCTCTCTGTTTCGATGGTTTCCGTTCTGCAGTCCACGTCACAGCTGTAATGTCTATGAAAACCCATCGCGATGCTTTTGTGACTTCATTAGCTAAGTTCACGTCCCTCCATTCTCCCGCTGATATCAAGCAGAAAAACATAGAGGCTATCAAG GCAATAGTGACAATTGCATATGAGGATGGAAATTACTTACAAGAAGCTTGGGAGCATATTTTGACATGTGTTTCCCGCTTTGAGCATCTTCACCTTTTGGGAGAGGGTGCTCCTCCTGATGCCACCTTTTTTGCATTCCCCCAAAATGAATCGGAGAAGTCAAAACAGGGAAAGTCAACAACCCTCCCTGTCCTAAAGAAGAAAGGACCTGGAAGGCTGCAGTATGCAGCAGCTGCTGTGATGAGGGGTTCATATGATAGTGCTGGTATAGGTGGTAAGTCTTCTGGAGTTACATCTGAACAGATGAACAATTTGGTCTCCAATTTGAATATGTTAGAACAAGTTGGAAGCGTGGAGATGAATCGCATTTTCACTCGGAGTCAAAAATTAAACAGTGAAGCAATATTAGACTTTGTTAAGGCTCTTTGCAAGGTCTCTATGGAGGAATTACGATCTACATCTGATCCCAGGGTTTTCAGCCTAACAAAGATTGTTGAGATTGC GCATTATAACATGAATCGCATCAGGCTGGTGTGGTCGAGCATCTGGCATGTGCTCTCTGATTTCTTTGTAACCATCGGCTGT TCTGAGAACCTATCAATTGCAATTTTTGCTATGGATTCGTTAAGACAGTTATCTATGAAATTCTTGGAGCGAGAAGAACTGGCTAATTATAATTTCCAGAACGAATTCATGAAGCCCTTTGTCATTGTTATGCGTAAGAGTAATGCTGTTGAAATAAGGGAATTGATCATTAGATGTGTTTCACAAATGGTTTTGTCTCGCGTGAACAACGTTAAATCAGGATGGAAAAGCATGTTTATG GTTTTCACTACAGCAGCATACGATGACCACAAAAATATCGTACTGTTGGCCTTTGAAATTATCGAAAAGATTATTCGAGACTACTTCCCATACATTACAGAGACTGAAACAACCACCTTCACAGATTGTGTGAATTGCCTCGTTGCATTCACAAATAGTCGATTTGATAATGAGATAAGTCTAAATGCCATTGGCTTCCTTCGCTTCTGTGCCGCTAAACTTGCTCAAGGAGATCTTGGATCAAAGAATAAGGAGAAGGAAACTCCTGGAAAGAGTTCTCCGCCTTCACCTCAAGCCGGGAAAGAGGATATTAAAGAAAATGGAGGGTTGTCAGATAAAGAAAACCATCTGTACTTTTGGTTTCCTTTGTTGGCAG GTTTGTCAGAACTGAGCTTTGATCCTAGGCCAGAAATCAGGAAGAGTGCATTGCAAATTCTCTTTGATACATTACGCAACCATGGTCACCATTTCTCATTACCTTTGTGGGAACGGGTGTTTGAATCTGTTCTGTTTCCATTATTCGATTATGTGAGGCATGCTATCGATCCCTCAGGAGAAGGATCAGTTGGAGAGGGTTTGGATAATGATAGCGATGAGCACGATCAGGATGCATGGCTCTATGAGACATGCACATTAGCCCTCCAATTAGTGGTTGACCTTTTTGTCAATTTTTACTACACCGTTAATCCACTTTTGGGGAAAGTGCTAACACTTCTTGTGAGTTTCATCAAGCGTCCTCACCAAAGCCTTGCTGGTATAGGCGTTGCGGCATTTGTTCGCTTAATGAGCAATGCGGGTGATCTGTTTTCCGAGGAAAAGTGGCAAGAAGTAGTTTTGTCATTAAGAGAAGCTGCCAATGCAACACTTCCTGATTTCTCTTACCTTTTTAGTGGAGAAAGCATGGCTACTACTGTTGAGCAGGCCATTAGTGGAGAAGATAATCAAGGCTCTGGAGATTCTAGAGTGATTGATGATTCTGAGAGCACCAGGGCACGTCTTTATGCCTGTATAACTGATGCCAAGTGCAGAGCTGCTGTTCAGCTTTTGTTGATTCAG GCGGTGACAGAGATCTACAACATGTATAGGCCTCGTCTTTCAGGTAAAAACATTTTAGTCCTGTTCGAAGCATTGCACGATGTGGCATCTCATGCTCACAAGATCAACTGCAATGTCGTGTTACGCTCAAAGCTTCAAGAATTTGCTTCCATAAGCCAGATGCAGGACCCACCACTTCTACGTCTCGAAAATGAGTGTTATCAAATCTGCCTCACATTCTTACAGAATCTCGTCCAAGACAAACCGGTGAATTATGACGAGACACAAGTAGAATCCAAGCTCGTCGGCCTTTGCCAGGAAGTGTTACAGTTTTACGTCGAATCTGCGAATTCCGGCCGTCCGTCGGAAGAATTGTCTGCCAATTTCCCTCAGTGGCATATACCTTTAGGTTCGGGGAAACAAAGGGAGCTAGCTGCGAGAGCACCTCTTATTGTAACGACTCTTCAAACAATCTGTAGCTTGGGAGACACGTCAGTTGAGAAGTACTTGCTCATTTCTTTCCCCCTTCTTTCAGATTTAATAAGCTGTGAACACGGGTCGAATGAGGTCCAGTTAGCCCTCAGCGATATGCTTAGCTCGTCAGTAGGTCCTGTATTGCTTCGCTCAAACTGA
- the LOC139884198 gene encoding indole-3-glycerol phosphate synthase, chloroplastic-like, protein MVLFQSELYPQSKFHLSITGPTKFTHSSDAQFQWSLLHAIAPSPLGLNRSKTSAYDEREMDHVLGIEGVELIGIYNRCLETFQVDITNTKRLLEGEHGKIIRQRDIIVVGESGLFAPYDVAYVQEVGVRAVLVGESLVKQNHPGKGMARLFGKDISALSS, encoded by the exons atGGTCTTGTTTCAATCCGAGTTATACCCACAATCAAAATTCCATCTTTCAATAACAGGCCCTACCAAATTCACTCACTCATCAGACGCTCAATTTCAATGGTCCCTCTTGCACGCAATTGCTCCTTCTCCGTTAGGGCTCAACAGGTCAAAGACGA GTGCATATGATGAGAGGGAAATGGACCATGTCCTTGGAATTGAGGGGGTTGAACTGATTGGCATTTACAACCGATGCCTTGAAACATTTCAAGTTGATATCACCAACACTAAAAGGCTTCTTGAAGGGGAGCACGGTAAAATTATCCGTCAAAGGGACATAATTGTTGTTGGAGAATCTGGATTGTTTGCACCATATGATGTTGCTTATGTACAAGAAGTTGGTGTTAGAGCGGTTTTGGTTGGAGAATCCCTTGTTAAACAAAATCATCCTGGGAAGGGAATGGCAAGACTATTCGGCAAAGATATCTCTGCTTTGAGTTCGTGA
- the LOC139884199 gene encoding LOB domain-containing protein 30-like — translation MSSNPSSTSSAGGGGGGGSCSSGGGGGSGGGSTGPCGACKFLRRKCVPGCIFAPYFDSEQGAAHFAAVHKVFGASNVSKLLLHIPVHKRLDAVVTICYEAQARLRDPVYGCVAHIFALQQQVVNLQAELSYLQAHLATLEVPSPPPPPPTTLIPPLSISDLPSATSLPATYDLSSLFDPMMQQQPSWSMQQQHHQRQNMDPRHQFGCNVSSSMPGGSGGDLHTLARELLHRQGSSPPISPSLPKRES, via the exons ATGAGTTCAAACCCTAGTAGCACGAGCTCCGCCGGTGGTGGTGGCGGCGGCGGGAGCTGTAGTAGTGGTGGGGGAGGAGGTAGTGGTGGTGGAAGTACTGGGCCTTGCGGCGCGTGTAAGTTTTTGAGGAGGAAATGTGTGCCTGGTTGTATATTTGCACCTTATTTCGACTCGGAACAAGGAGCGGCTCATTTCGCGGCGGTTCACAAGGTGTTTGGAGCCAGTAACGTGTCGAAATTGCTGTTACATATTCCGGTTCATAAACGGCTCGATGCGGTTGTGACCATTTGTTATGAAGCTCAAGCTAGGCTTAGAGATCCTGTTTATGGATGTGTTGCTCATATATTTGCTCTTCAACAACAG GTGGTGAATCTACAAGCTGAGCTCTCGTATCTACAAGCACATTTAGCAACTCTAGAGGTGCCATCGCCGCCGCCTCCACCCCCAACGACACTAATTCCGCCGCTCTCAATATCGGACCTTCCATCAGCCACTTCGCTTCCTGCCACCTATGACTTATCATCCCTTTTCGATCCAATGATGCAGCAGCAGCCTTCGTGGTCCATGCAACAACAACATCACCAACGGCAAAATATGGATCCCCGTCATCAATTTGGATGCAATGTCTCTTCATCGATGCCAGGTGGCAGCGGCGGCGATCTTCATACGTTGGCACGGGAGCTCCTCCACAGACAGGGTTCTTCTCCGCCAATATCGCCGTCTCTCCCTAAAAGAGAATCATGA